AGTTGTTAACCACCAGGAACCTAATGTCGGAAGATTTCATATCCGGCCCTCCCTATGTAGGCTGAGCCTGACCGGCTGGGGTGGGTGCGTTCACCCGTCCGGCGAGGAACTCCTCCCAGGTGCGGCGGCCCACGGCCCGGTCTGGGGCCAGGTTGGCACCGGCCCGGAACGCGCGGTTGGCCTTGCCCGGCAGCCGTAGCGGCAAGATCGGC
Above is a window of Actinomycetota bacterium DNA encoding:
- a CDS encoding NAD-dependent epimerase/dehydratase family protein, producing the protein PILPLRLPGKANRAFRAGANLAPDRAVGRRTWEEFLAGRVNAPTPAGQAQPT